From Staphylococcus delphini, one genomic window encodes:
- a CDS encoding GntR family transcriptional regulator, which yields MSEKLPLYYQVYKGIHSRIKAGEYKEGDKIPSERKLCEHFGVSRITVREALDRLEKDHIIKREHGKGSFVLGSQYTQFLNELYSFKDEIEKNGDEASTKMLSIKLILSTIFLQEKMNLKPYQYVYELKRLRLSNDVPLIYEVSYLPMRFCEGLEQFDFNRVSLYETLNRHYGLQITNACENLTASKLSKEHAKLLNGVVDDSCMFIERFSYVDEDLIEFTQSIASGHKYKYTVQLM from the coding sequence ATGTCTGAAAAATTACCATTGTATTATCAAGTGTACAAAGGGATTCATAGTCGTATCAAAGCTGGTGAGTATAAAGAAGGGGATAAAATACCATCAGAACGCAAGCTGTGTGAACATTTTGGTGTGAGTCGTATTACGGTGCGTGAGGCGTTAGATCGCTTAGAGAAAGATCACATCATTAAGCGAGAACATGGCAAAGGGTCTTTTGTGCTTGGTAGTCAATACACACAGTTTTTAAATGAGCTTTATAGTTTTAAAGATGAAATTGAAAAAAATGGTGATGAGGCGAGCACAAAAATGCTAAGTATTAAACTCATCCTATCCACCATTTTTTTACAAGAAAAAATGAACTTGAAACCCTATCAATATGTTTATGAACTAAAGCGCTTACGACTCTCAAATGATGTCCCGCTCATTTACGAGGTGAGTTATTTGCCGATGCGTTTTTGCGAAGGGCTCGAGCAATTTGATTTTAATCGTGTCTCTCTCTATGAAACGCTCAATCGTCATTACGGTTTGCAGATAACGAATGCTTGTGAGAATTTGACGGCGAGTAAGTTGAGTAAAGAACATGCGAAATTGTTGAATGGTGTAGTCGATGATAGTTGCATGTTTATTGAACGTTTTAGTTATGTAGATGAAGATTTGATTGAGTTTACACAAAGTATTGCAAGTGGACATAAATATAAATACACTGTGCAATTGATGTAA
- a CDS encoding 1-phosphofructokinase family hexose kinase has protein sequence MIATHTFNPSVDITYEIEPLVVGEVHRVKQKIENPGGKGINVTKVLHQLGAAHCAFGYLGGANGQWMADALKKMGITSAFTLIEGQTRQSLALNDGQAQTEVLEQGPTISESEQQAYFENVTQHAADAKVMTISGSSPQFETHSKFDHMARILKATDQTYNIVDTHAGELKALLQAELPIHCIKPNQSEFEMLVGETELTIEDCARLLRTHAYFSNCDVFLTLGGDGALVKWKQDVYRATLPHKDIVNPVGSGDSTVAGIAYGVDQGLEPEALIRQALACGTSNALQEKTGFIDVSQVAEIKNEIEVERFEW, from the coding sequence ATGATTGCAACACATACGTTTAATCCATCTGTGGACATCACGTACGAAATTGAGCCGCTTGTAGTCGGTGAAGTGCATCGTGTCAAACAGAAAATCGAAAACCCAGGTGGTAAAGGGATTAATGTAACGAAAGTGCTACATCAATTAGGGGCGGCGCATTGTGCTTTCGGTTATCTCGGAGGTGCCAATGGTCAATGGATGGCTGATGCATTGAAAAAGATGGGCATTACAAGTGCGTTTACATTAATCGAAGGGCAAACGAGACAAAGTTTAGCGTTGAATGATGGCCAAGCGCAAACAGAAGTGCTTGAGCAAGGGCCAACGATTTCAGAAAGCGAACAACAAGCTTATTTTGAAAATGTCACACAACATGCTGCGGATGCGAAAGTGATGACGATTAGCGGCAGTTCACCGCAGTTTGAAACGCATTCGAAGTTTGACCATATGGCGCGAATTTTAAAAGCGACCGATCAAACTTACAACATTGTGGATACGCATGCAGGAGAGTTGAAAGCTTTATTACAAGCCGAGCTTCCGATTCATTGTATTAAACCGAATCAATCTGAATTTGAAATGTTAGTCGGCGAAACAGAGTTGACGATTGAGGATTGTGCACGTTTGTTACGAACACATGCGTATTTTAGCAATTGCGATGTCTTTTTAACGCTAGGTGGAGACGGTGCACTTGTGAAGTGGAAGCAAGATGTTTATCGTGCGACATTGCCACATAAGGACATTGTCAATCCAGTCGGTTCCGGTGATTCAACTGTAGCAGGCATTGCTTACGGTGTGGATCAAGGTTTGGAGCCTGAAGCGCTCATTCGTCAAGCACTCGCATGTGGGACATCTAATGCTTTGCAAGAAAAAACGGGCTTTATTGATGTCAGCCAAGTTGCTGAGATTAAAAATGAAATAGAAGTGGAGAGATTTGAATGGTAA
- a CDS encoding tagatose 1,6-diphosphate aldolase: MVKDLSRLVDENGIYAAVAVDQRGALRNLLGETGTPENLSLFKRLVSEVLTPYGSSFLVDPEYGLDAAKANDANSGLMLSYEQTGYDKSRPGRLPRLIEDQSVRRLIEAGADAVKFLLYYDVDEPDEINQKKQAMIERIGTECQAENVPFLLEILTYDDSIGDEKGEAFAKVRPHKVNEAMRVFSEPRFHVDTLKVEIPVNMNFVEGFGDKAVMTQAEAAEAFKAQDAATNLPYIYLSGGVSAQLFMDSLQFAADNGAHFNGILCGRATWKGATNALVDAGEDAAKAWLESEGLDNLKALNEVNKKTATPIQS, encoded by the coding sequence ATGGTAAAAGATTTAAGTCGTTTAGTAGATGAGAATGGCATTTATGCAGCAGTGGCGGTAGACCAACGTGGCGCATTAAGAAATTTATTAGGTGAGACAGGGACGCCTGAAAACTTATCCCTCTTTAAAAGATTGGTATCAGAGGTGTTAACGCCATACGGTTCTAGCTTCTTAGTGGACCCTGAGTACGGTTTGGACGCAGCAAAAGCAAACGATGCAAACTCAGGTTTAATGTTATCTTATGAACAAACAGGTTATGATAAGTCACGTCCTGGCCGCTTACCGCGTTTAATTGAAGATCAAAGCGTACGTCGTCTTATTGAAGCGGGTGCAGACGCAGTGAAATTCTTGCTTTATTACGATGTAGATGAGCCAGACGAAATCAATCAAAAGAAACAAGCAATGATTGAGCGTATCGGGACAGAGTGTCAAGCTGAAAACGTGCCATTTTTACTGGAAATCTTAACTTACGATGACAGCATTGGCGATGAAAAAGGTGAGGCATTTGCGAAAGTTCGTCCACACAAAGTGAATGAGGCGATGCGTGTTTTCAGTGAGCCACGTTTCCATGTCGATACATTAAAAGTGGAAATTCCAGTGAACATGAACTTTGTTGAAGGATTTGGGGATAAAGCAGTGATGACACAAGCTGAAGCAGCAGAAGCGTTTAAAGCGCAAGATGCAGCAACAAATCTCCCTTATATTTACTTAAGTGGTGGTGTTTCTGCACAATTATTTATGGATTCACTCCAATTCGCAGCTGACAATGGCGCACACTTCAATGGTATTTTATGTGGTCGTGCAACGTGGAAAGGTGCGACTAATGCCCTTGTAGACGCAGGTGAAGACGCAGCAAAAGCTTGGTTAGAAAGTGAAGGTCTTGATAACTTAAAAGCGCTTAATGAAGTGAATAAGAAAACAGCAACACCAATTCAATCTTAA
- a CDS encoding SIS domain-containing protein, whose protein sequence is MLYETDTYREIKQQSQTLKKTFDIVQAQQEAFSQFVSQIEQKHAGKKLKVLFTGAGSSAYVGDVARMARNTSVMPNFEFESVPTTHFVTDPQLYIDDQTAYLVVSFARSGNSPETKATVEFVNELSQNVYHLFITNNKDGFLGAYEADKDNVFKVILPEETNDKSLAMTSSFSSMLFASYLLFGGTVNPQFFEIAEANFEWLEQQAQAVNTMEFSKVFYVATGLIGELTKEVSLKLNELTAGQTEIARETTLGFRHGPKAGLSKDAIFIMMRSNNAYHRQYEADLIKEVGQVKDRYKMYILDGQGEAGEHTVQLPQSESLSDMELALQYLMFGQLLAAQRSDALGLNPDNPSPDGFINRVVKGVTIYPVEG, encoded by the coding sequence GTGTTATACGAAACAGATACTTATCGCGAAATAAAGCAACAATCACAAACGTTGAAAAAAACGTTTGATATTGTTCAAGCACAACAAGAGGCATTCAGCCAATTTGTGAGTCAAATTGAACAAAAACATGCAGGAAAAAAATTAAAAGTGCTCTTCACAGGTGCGGGCTCAAGTGCCTATGTCGGTGATGTCGCACGTATGGCACGCAACACGTCTGTCATGCCAAACTTTGAATTTGAATCTGTACCAACAACACACTTTGTAACAGATCCACAACTTTATATCGATGACCAAACAGCATATCTCGTTGTGTCATTTGCACGTTCGGGCAACAGTCCAGAAACGAAAGCGACAGTTGAATTTGTAAATGAGCTTTCTCAAAATGTGTATCACTTATTCATTACAAACAATAAAGACGGCTTTTTAGGGGCATACGAAGCGGATAAAGACAATGTGTTCAAAGTGATTTTACCTGAAGAAACGAACGACAAGTCACTTGCAATGACATCAAGCTTTTCGTCAATGTTATTTGCAAGTTACTTACTCTTTGGTGGGACAGTGAACCCACAGTTTTTCGAGATTGCAGAGGCTAACTTTGAGTGGCTCGAACAACAAGCACAAGCAGTGAATACGATGGAATTCTCAAAAGTGTTCTATGTGGCGACAGGCTTGATTGGTGAGTTAACCAAAGAAGTGAGTTTAAAACTGAACGAATTAACTGCTGGCCAAACAGAAATCGCACGTGAAACAACGTTAGGCTTCAGACACGGTCCTAAAGCAGGTCTAAGTAAAGATGCTATTTTTATTATGATGCGTAGTAATAATGCTTACCACCGTCAATATGAAGCGGATCTGATTAAAGAAGTCGGTCAAGTGAAAGATCGTTACAAAATGTACATTTTAGACGGTCAAGGTGAAGCAGGTGAGCACACTGTCCAATTACCACAATCTGAATCATTATCAGATATGGAACTGGCATTACAATATTTAATGTTTGGTCAGTTACTCGCTGCACAACGTTCTGATGCATTAGGTTTAAATCCGGATAACCCAAGTCCAGACGGCTTTATTAACCGTGTTGTTAAAGGGGTAACGATTTATCCAGTTGAAGGGTGA